A genomic window from Thunnus thynnus chromosome 12, fThuThy2.1, whole genome shotgun sequence includes:
- the ndufv2 gene encoding NADH dehydrogenase [ubiquinone] flavoprotein 2, mitochondrial, whose product MFLSAAVRSAVSQTARQVRSLHRSAARAGAGGIFVHRDTPDNNPDTPFEFTEENKKRIEAIISMYPDGHKQAATIPVLDLAQRQHGWLPISAMNKVAEVLEVAPMRVYEVATFYTMFLRKPVGKYFIQICTTTPCMLCNSDSILEAIQNKLGIKVGETTPDKMFSLIEVECLGACVNAPMVQINDNYYEDLTPKDIEDIIDELKAGRVPPPGPRNGRFSCEPAGGLTSLTEPPPGPGFGVRADL is encoded by the exons atgtttttgtctgctgctgttCGCTCTGCAGTGTCGCAGACG GCCAGGCAGGTCAGGAGTCTGCATCGGTCTGCTGCACGTGCTGGAGCTGGTGGCATCTTTGTG CACAGAGATACACCTGACAACAACCCCGACACCCCTTTTGAGTTCACTGAGGAGAACAAAAAG aGGATTGAAGCCATCATTTCAATGTACCCTGATGGACACAAGCAAGCAGCCACCATCCCAGTGTTGGATTTAGCCCAGAGACAACATGGATGGCTCCCCATCTCCGCCATGAACAAG gTCGCTGAGGTGCTGGAAGTCGCTCCAATGAGAGTGTATGAAGTAGCAACGTTCTACACCATGTTCCTGCGTAAGCCCGTGGGAAAATACTTCATTCAGATCTGCACAACAACTCCCTGCATGCTCTGCAACTCAGACAGCATCCTGGAGGCCATCCAAAACAAACTGG gTATCAAGGTTGGAGAGACGACTCCAGACAAGATGTTCTCACTAATAGAAGTGGAATGCCTGGGAGCGTGCGTGAATGCTCCAATGGTCCAGATCAATGACAACTATTAT gaggATCTCACCCCTAAGGATATTGAGGATATTATTGATGAACTTAAAGCAGGCAGAGTCCCACCACCAGGGCCCAG GAACGGTCGTTTCTCCTGTGAGCCTGCCGGTGGATTGACTTCTCTGACGGAGCCTCCTCCAGGACCAGGCTTTGGTGTAAGAGCGGACCTGTAG